In Deltaproteobacteria bacterium, a single window of DNA contains:
- a CDS encoding sigma-70 family RNA polymerase sigma factor yields MASGKKVGEPANASNDEGTEALTQLLREAREGDTGASNRAYELIYRRLHEAARKQLSHRSGRGLLTPTALVNEAWLKLASANFEIRDREHYVALASRAMRQIVVDAARAASSEKRGGEAVHVTLTDVEAALTHEADVLRLDEALKHLENLDARLAQVVLYRYFAGLNEAEVASLLGVTDRTVRRDWRKARAFLHRELQESA; encoded by the coding sequence ATGGCCTCGGGAAAAAAAGTGGGCGAGCCCGCAAACGCCTCGAACGACGAGGGAACCGAGGCGTTGACGCAGCTCCTCCGCGAAGCGCGCGAGGGCGACACGGGCGCGTCGAACCGGGCCTACGAGCTCATCTACCGCCGGCTCCACGAGGCAGCCCGCAAGCAGCTCAGCCACCGATCAGGGCGCGGCCTGCTCACGCCCACGGCGCTGGTCAACGAGGCCTGGCTCAAGCTCGCCTCGGCCAACTTCGAGATCCGCGACCGCGAGCACTACGTGGCCCTGGCCAGCCGGGCGATGCGCCAGATCGTGGTGGACGCGGCGCGCGCGGCCTCGAGCGAGAAGCGCGGCGGCGAGGCGGTGCACGTCACCCTCACCGACGTCGAGGCGGCACTGACCCACGAAGCGGACGTGCTGCGCCTGGACGAGGCCTTGAAGCACCTGGAGAACCTCGACGCGCGGCTCGCGCAGGTGGTGCTCTACCGCTACTTCGCGGGCCTCAACGAAGCGGAGGTCGCGAGCCTGCTCGGGGTCACCGACCGCACCGTGCGCCGCGACTGGCGCAAGGCGCGCGCCTTCCTGCACCGCGAGCTCCAGGAGTCGGCATGA